A genomic window from Phoenix dactylifera cultivar Barhee BC4 unplaced genomic scaffold, palm_55x_up_171113_PBpolish2nd_filt_p 000007F, whole genome shotgun sequence includes:
- the LOC103704492 gene encoding peptidyl-prolyl cis-trans isomerase E-like — translation MSQPVQKNTLYVGGLAEEVNEAILHSAFIPFGDIKDVKTPLDQATQKHRSFGFVTFLEREDAAAAMDNMDGAELYGRVLTVNYAFPERIKGGEQGWAAQPIWADADTWFERQQQEEEMQRLQAEQQAAMKAAEELHRKKLAEEREGEKEEETETKADPMAVAEAEALKQQNT, via the exons ATGAGCCAACCGGTCCAGAAGAACACTCTCTACGTAG GAGGGCTGGCGGAGGAGGTGAACGAGGCGATCCTGCACTCGGCGTTCATCCCGTTCGGGGATATCAAGGACGTGAAGACCCCCCTGGACCAGGCCACCCAGAAGCACCGCTCCTTCGGGTTCGTCACCTTCCTCGAGCGCGAGGACGCCGCCGCCGCAATGGACAACATGGACGGCGCCGAGCTCTACGGCCGCGTCCTCACCGTCAACTACGCCTTCCCCGAGCGCATCAAGGGCGGCGAGCAGGGCTGGGCCGCCCAACCCA TTTGGGCGGATGCTGATACATGGTTTGAGAGGCAGCAACAAGAGGAGGAAATGCAGCGTCTGCAGGCAGAACAGCAAGCCGCCATGAAAGCCGCAGAGGAGCTGCACAGGAAGAAGTTGGCTGAAGAGCGAGaaggggagaaggaagaagaaacagaaacaAAGGCAGATCCTATGGCTGTGGCTGAAGCAGAGGCCTTGAAACAGCAGAACACTTGA